The segment CGAAGTGTAGAGCCGATGCCCATATGTAAGAGCACTCCGATGCCGACCGAGGACTTGATTGTGCCGGAGAAAAGTGTTCCTGCCTCGGTGATGCCAAGGTGGAGAGGATAGTCCGATACCTTTGAGAACGCCTCGTACGCTGCTATTGTCGAGTTCACGTTTGAGGACTTAAGGGAGACTTTTATATCGTGGAAGCCTTCATCTTCGAGAAGCTTTATATGGCGTAGCGCGCTCTCGACCATTGCCTCGGGTGTCGGGTGGCCGTACTTTTGGAGAATGTCCTTTTCTAAAGACCCTGAGTTAACGCCTATGCGTATGGGCGCTTTTCTGCTGTTTGCCGCGCGCGCGACCTCTCTAACCCTGTCCTTGCCGCCGATGTTACCGGGGTTAAGCCTTAGTCCGTCTGCGCCTGAATCTAGAGAAAGAAGCGCGAGTTTGTGGTCAAAATGAATGTCCGCGATGAGCGGTATGGAGATGTTCTTCTTTATTTCCTTTATCGCCTTTGCTGCTACCTCATCTGGCACTGCCACGCGCACTATTTCGCACCCTGCCTTTTCGAGCTTTAGGATTTGCTCGATAGTTGCGGCAGTGTTCGAGGTATCGGTGTTTGTCATGGACTGCACGCGCACGGGAGCGCCTCCGCCAACAGTAACCCCGCCTATGGAAATTTGTCTTGTTTTCCTCTTTGCCATGTGCTTAAAAACCCCGAAATCCGTAATATTATTAAGATACTACATAACAAGATAAAGTTAAAGTAAAAAAACGGCTGCGTTTGTGGCTATAACCTCCCTAATTTCAAGGGATTTCTTGCATTTGTGCCGATTATGATGTATATTTTAACAATGGAGAGAACCAAGCCATTTCTCGACGAGGCCACGCGGGAGGCCATCGAGGCAATACGCCATTCCGACCGTATCCTTGAGCTAAAGACCTTTAGCGAAATAGGCAAGGCGCTTACGTCCTCTGTCTCTCTAAACGAGGTCATGGAGGTCGCGCTCGAGCAAATCACAAAACTTCTAAGGGCAAAGTACTGGTCGCTTCTCCTGATAGACGAGGTAGCAGGAGAACTGAAATTCGAGATAGCCGTTGGTGAAGGCGCTGACAAGCTAAAGGAAATGCGGCTAAAGCTTGGCGAAGGAATCGCCGGCTGGGTCGCGGAAAAAGGCGTTCCGCTGCTTGTCCCGGACGTTCGCAGAGACCCGAGGTTTACGAAAAAAGGCGACAATGTGACGAACTTCCAGACGCGCTCAATCATCTGCGTCCCTCTTGTCACAAAGGGCAAAACACTTGGCGTAATAGAGCTTATAAACAAAGTCGAAGAGGACTTCTACGGCGAGCAGGACCTCTTTCTCCTCACCACCATGGCCGACTATACGGCCATAGCAATAGAGAACGCCCTGCTCTTCGACAAGATACAGCAATTGACCGTCACAGACGATTTGACGCAGCTTGGGAACTCGAGGTTCCTGCACACGTTCCTCGACCAGGAAGTCGAGCGCGCAAAGCGCTACGACGAGCACATATCCATGATATTCATCGACATGGACCACTTTAAGCAGATAAACGACGTGCACGGCCATCTCTGCGGCAGCAAGATGCTAACCGAGTTCGCGGGCATATTGAAGCGGGTTTTGAGAAAGGTCGACATCGCGTGCCGCTACGGCGGTGACGAGTTCGTAATAGTTTTACCGGCCACGCCAAAGGACAAGGCAAAAATCGTTGCAGAAAAAATTCTCACCGCGTGCAACGAGCACGTGTTCCTCAAAGAAGAAGGCCTCAATAAAAAAATGACGGCCAGCATCGGGGTCGCTTCCTTTCCAGTGGACGCCAAAAGCAAGCTCGAACTCATACAGCTTGCCGACCATGCCATGTACCGCGTAAAGAACCGATCGAGAAACGCGGTGGAGGTGGCGTAAAGCCTGCCTTAGATACGGAATATTTGCTTGACACAATCACATTAATTCCAAAAAGTAACGTATGCCGCTTATTCATCGGGAAGCGGCAAGTAAAGTATATTGTGTTAAAAAGAGGTCACGAGGAGGAACAGTGAAGTTCAACGTTAAAAGAGCAGTGTTCGTGTTGTTTTTCGTTTCCGGTTTCTGCGGTCTTCTCTATCAGGTAGTCTGGCTGCGCCTTGCCTTCCGTCATTTCGGCATAATAACGCCTGTGATGTCGGTTGTCCTGTCGGTTTTCATGCTGGGCCTTGCAATCGGCAGTTGGAGCGGCGGAAGATGGATAGCTACGTTGCACAAAAAAACCGGGATATCGCCGATAAGTTTCTACGCAATAACGGAACTGCTCATAGGCGTCGGCGCCGTGGCCGTGCCAAAGCTGTTTTTAATCTCGGAATCCTACCTTCTCTCTCTTGGCGATATGAACTCGGCCTCTTACCTGCTCGTATCGGCAATGTTTATGATGGCATGCATACTTCCGTGGTGTGTTTTCATGGGTTTCACCTTCCCGTTCATGATGGCATACCTCAAAAGCATTGATGCCTCCGAACGCACGAGCTTTAGCTTTCTCTACCTTGCAAACGTCATAGGCGCCATGACAGGCACGCTCATAACGGCATTTATCCTGATAGAGGTGCTTGGGTTCAAAAGCACGCTTTACGCAGCAGCAGCCGCGAACGTGGTCGTTGCCGCCGTAGCCTTTACAATAGGACGAAACGCCCCTTCCCCGTACACAAAGGCCGAAGCCGAAGAAGTTCCGGTAACAGCGCAGGCGCAGGCCGGAGAAAAGCCGGCGCTCTTCCCGTTGATACTGTTCATAACCGGCTTTATTTCCATGGCCATCGAAGTAGTCTGGGTCAGGGCCTTCACACCTGTGCTTGCCACAACGGTGTACGCCTTTGCATCCCTTCTCGCGGCATACCTGCTGGCGACCTTTGCCGGTTCGGCCCTGTACCGGCGGCATTCGACACAGGGCAGCGTTTTGACAAACGCCGCTCTCTTCGGAATTCTGGCGATAACGGCCTTCCTTCCTATAGTAATAAACGATCCGAGAATAAACTATAATCCGTTCGTCTTGCTGCTTTCCGTGATGCCGGTATGCGCCGTTATGGGATACCTTACCCCAAAGCTGATTGATGCATACTCGAATGGCGGCGCAAAAAGCGCCGGACGCGCGTATGCCGTCAACATAGCCGGGTGCATTGCAGGTCCGCTCTTCGCATCATACGTCCTGCTTGCTAATTTCGGGGCGCGCCTCTCCATGGTAATTCTCGCGCTGCCTTTCTTGATACTCTATGTCGCGTACCTGCGCAGCGCGTCTATCGGGAAAACGGCAAAGGCTGCGATGTTGTCGCTGTCGGCCGTGCTGCTCGTTGTGACAATATTCGCAAGCGCCTCGTATGACGAAAGAAGCCGGCATGTAAATTACACAAAGGACGCCGCCGTGCTCCACGATTACACGGCTACGGTCATTGCTCACGGCGAAGGTATGAACAAGCAACTGCTTGTAAACGGTAAAGGCATGACAGCGCTGGTGCCTGTGACAAAAATGCTCGCCCACTGGCCAATCCTTTTGCACGACGGCAAGCCCGAGTCGGCACTTATCATATGTTTTGGCATGGGCACAACATACAGGTCACTTCTAAGCTGGCCTGTGGATGTCACGGCCGTCGAGCTTGTTCCGAGCGTGCGCGATCTTTTTTGGTACTTTCATGCCGATACCGAAACGGTGCTGAAAGATCCCCGCGGAAAAATAGTGATCGACGACGGAAGGCGCTTTCTGTCGAGAACCAACAAGAAGTACGACATCATAACCATAGACCCGCCGCCGCCGATGACGGCGGCAGGCACGGGATTCCTGTATTCGCGCGAATTTTTCGAAACGGCCAAGGCGCATCTTAACGATGACG is part of the Deltaproteobacteria bacterium genome and harbors:
- the ispG gene encoding flavodoxin-dependent (E)-4-hydroxy-3-methylbut-2-enyl-diphosphate synthase produces the protein MAKRKTRQISIGGVTVGGGAPVRVQSMTNTDTSNTAATIEQILKLEKAGCEIVRVAVPDEVAAKAIKEIKKNISIPLIADIHFDHKLALLSLDSGADGLRLNPGNIGGKDRVREVARAANSRKAPIRIGVNSGSLEKDILQKYGHPTPEAMVESALRHIKLLEDEGFHDIKVSLKSSNVNSTIAAYEAFSKVSDYPLHLGITEAGTLFSGTIKSSVGIGVLLHMGIGSTLRVSLTADPVEEVRVAWEILKALEIRKRGINIISCPTCGRIRLNSEKIALEIEKRLSHVEEPVTVAVMGCVVNGPGEAKEADVAMAGGDGVALIYRSGEVVAKIKEDEIVERMVREVLSLVEERKAAKAV
- a CDS encoding sensor domain-containing diguanylate cyclase; this encodes MERTKPFLDEATREAIEAIRHSDRILELKTFSEIGKALTSSVSLNEVMEVALEQITKLLRAKYWSLLLIDEVAGELKFEIAVGEGADKLKEMRLKLGEGIAGWVAEKGVPLLVPDVRRDPRFTKKGDNVTNFQTRSIICVPLVTKGKTLGVIELINKVEEDFYGEQDLFLLTTMADYTAIAIENALLFDKIQQLTVTDDLTQLGNSRFLHTFLDQEVERAKRYDEHISMIFIDMDHFKQINDVHGHLCGSKMLTEFAGILKRVLRKVDIACRYGGDEFVIVLPATPKDKAKIVAEKILTACNEHVFLKEEGLNKKMTASIGVASFPVDAKSKLELIQLADHAMYRVKNRSRNAVEVA
- a CDS encoding fused MFS/spermidine synthase, encoding MKFNVKRAVFVLFFVSGFCGLLYQVVWLRLAFRHFGIITPVMSVVLSVFMLGLAIGSWSGGRWIATLHKKTGISPISFYAITELLIGVGAVAVPKLFLISESYLLSLGDMNSASYLLVSAMFMMACILPWCVFMGFTFPFMMAYLKSIDASERTSFSFLYLANVIGAMTGTLITAFILIEVLGFKSTLYAAAAANVVVAAVAFTIGRNAPSPYTKAEAEEVPVTAQAQAGEKPALFPLILFITGFISMAIEVVWVRAFTPVLATTVYAFASLLAAYLLATFAGSALYRRHSTQGSVLTNAALFGILAITAFLPIVINDPRINYNPFVLLLSVMPVCAVMGYLTPKLIDAYSNGGAKSAGRAYAVNIAGCIAGPLFASYVLLANFGARLSMVILALPFLILYVAYLRSASIGKTAKAAMLSLSAVLLVVTIFASASYDERSRHVNYTKDAAVLHDYTATVIAHGEGMNKQLLVNGKGMTALVPVTKMLAHWPILLHDGKPESALIICFGMGTTYRSLLSWPVDVTAVELVPSVRDLFWYFHADTETVLKDPRGKIVIDDGRRFLSRTNKKYDIITIDPPPPMTAAGTGFLYSREFFETAKAHLNDDGLLQLWMWPEEADLYTSIAINQSITDAFPYVKLFNAFDMKRGFLYIASMKPINVPTVNEMLKKMPQAAQKDMVEWTPNLSPAQILELTRKNSADAPKTPLTAANNIMLTDDRPANEYFLVRQILGGK